CGAAGAGCCCCGTTAACCTTGTAATCACAGGCAAACATTTTTGCCGCTCTGGGTCGACAGACGAGCTGGGGGTCCGATACCGAGACGACACTGGCGTTGTATGAGCTGTACGGCCCTGGTAAAGAAAGAGAAGACCCTAGAATAGTCGCTATCATGAACGGCAAGTGTACCGGCTCTAAGGAGGGATCCGTTGGTTTCCTCCACACCTTGAAGGAAGTCGACAGAGAATTTTCCAGCAAGCATAGTGGTGGATCAAATCAGTGCTTACGACGGTCGTCGGACGCATCAAGTTCGCGGTAACTTCCCATGCGGGGCCCCTCGCCTATATTTACTATATACCCAGTTATGTATCCCGCTATCTCGGTATTGTGTTTTAGCTTGTAACTATACACATGTGTGTTTGTACAATATGTCGTGAATTATCAGATGACCAGCTCAATCGTGTATGCGTGCCCCCATCAAACGTTCGTCTGCCTGTGAGTCGATACCTTTGAACTCAACGCTTATTCCCGAGCCGGCGGGTACGCAGGCATCACCGAGCGCTTGAGCCAGGGCGACCTTCGCATTAAACCCGGTGCAATGCATTGGTAAAACATACGAGGGAGTCGGAATAAGTCGTTCAGAGATGAAGTCGACTGTCGGGCCCACACGGTCTTGAAGCTCGGGTCCGGCTAAATGGAAACCACCAACAATCGCGTGTATAGGCCGCTCTGGAAATGCAGTGGTCGCGGCATGTATCACGTTGCATATACCTGCATGTGAACAGCTAACGTCGGATTAATGTGAATAAATTCGGACCATCCAACTCAGAAAACAACCCAAAAGAGGTACTCACGCGCTCAGGATCACCAGTCCTTTCCCAAGTACATCAATGGCAACGTATCTCTCGTCCATGATATCCTGCATTTCGAGTGTGCCCCTTTCAATACTCCGAGTTTCAGCCCTATTCTGGGTTACAGTGAACTTACTTCTTCCGGCACCCATTCACCCCGAGTCTCGTCGGAGGCTGTAGAATGGAATTCACGCCATCGGACACCACCGAGCAGGCCAGTTTCGAAGCTTGTTACCCGTGGAATCTCACCACTGACCCATACACTATTCCCCGCGACTAGATGCCCTTCCAAATGAGTCTCTACCACTCCCCCGGCAGCAAGAACATCAGAATGTGTTGGGTCCTCGGGAAGCCGACAAATAACCTTTCCGGTAGGTGGTGGTGCAATGCCTCGAGCAATGGGTCGGTCTGGATGGAGATCAACAACGGGCGGAGAATCTGTGCTTGAATCGCCTGATCCATCTTGCTTCTTCGCCCGAGCGAGGGCAATTTGCTCAAGAGCCGCAACAATACCACCCGAATGATCACGATGCCAGTGGGAGAGTACGATACGTTCTATCGACTCTGTTGGGGTTTGCAAGGCCGCGAGATTCCTCGTGATACTTTTGGGTTCAGGGCCGGTGTCGAAGAGCACTCGGTGAATCCCGTTCCCTGCTTCGGTTGTCTTAGCGAAAAGTCATCAATTTGTCCGAATAGTCCATAGTAGACGGCGTTACAATCAAGATTGATAACCCATGTGCACCTATGAAACAAGGCAACGGTTAGAGTGTAGTCCATATGACTTGAGTTATCACACTAACCACAGCAATAGTTGTCAAGGTCGACGAAAGGAACTTGCGTTCGCGCGTCGTACGGAGGGTCATGTGTTAGATGATGCTTTATTTCATGAGTAAAGCCTGGAGGCAGTTTGGTCATCCTAGATTACAAGTCAGCGCCTCTCCAATCACGCAACGGTATACTTGCCATTCAATACTATTGTCTACAATGATATCCAACGTTAATTTATCGACCTTTACCATAGATGTGCTAGCCATTGTGGTGGTTCTTAATGTCAGGGCAATGAAAAAGGTTAGGTGACCCAACAAGCATGACGTAACCCACGTAGGCGATTCGACCACGTTAGGAAAGTCACGCAGATTATTGAATAAAGTCGATGTGAATACAGGGTATAGCCAAATATAGGAGAACGCACAACTCATCCGAGGTAATGCCATATGAGCCAAAAGCAGAAGAAGGTAAATACCGCTCCAACTACAAATATTATGGTATCTTGTGTCCTGGTGGATATGCGTGAGTTGAAGCCAAGCGAGAAGTTGATTGTACTCACGTTCGCTTCTCAATCCAGCCTATTACATCCCTACTCAATCCCAAGGTGTTGGCGGCGTCCAAAAGCCTACGTTGGGTTCCCTTGAGCATGTTCCGCTGATCCACCAAGTTGTCCAAAACTTCACGGCCCTGTGCGATGAATGCATCTAGCTGATTCTCCGTCGAATCAATAAACGAGTGTTCTCGCAGAGCGTGATCTTCTCGCAGGTTGTATGTTGGCTGTGCTGATGCAGCAAAGGGATTTTCAGAGTGTTCTCCCGTGTTTGATGGATTGTTAGTGTTGAACCGTTGCCGTGGTATAGATGAACCAGCTTGGTTCGCATCACCCAAGAGATCGTCCCTGTTGGCTTTTGCTTTCTACTGACGGATAAGGATAGTTTTCGGTGGATGAAAACTAGCCTTGACATACCGCGTTGGCAACCTGATTCTTCACTCGGTCAAACTCCGCACGTAATTCTGTAGCATCAGCGCGAAACTTGGATACCCGCCTAGAGGAAACTCGATTGTATGTTATTGAGACCCTGTGCACGACGCACTTACATGAATGCTTTCTCTTGCTTCGCCTTGATCATCTCCTTTTTGGCCATTGTCTCATAGTCATCAATTGTTCTGTTGAAGCCTGCCAAAGAGGTAGATATCTGGCCTGACAATCGTGAATAACTCGACAGATAAATCTAAGAAGTGCACATACCTTGTAATCTGGAGAAGCATCCCCAGAGCGTAGCTTTTCCAAGTCGCCATTAATAGAAGCAGTCTGCCTGAGCCCGAGCGTATACAAGGAATTCATGATCACGTTTCAGCTCGCAAATATCTTTAATATTGGTAGCTCGTAATAGTCGCCGAAACAATAAGTCTTAGAGTCAGGCAAGATTAATGCAAACCTCTGGGGATCGTCAATCTAGGAAAGAATATATAATAGCTGGTAACACGTGTTCGGATTGAAGAAGCCCATAACCCACGTGACTGATATTGCACTTGTCCGCACTATGACGAAAAAGTGGCGCTTGAGCCATTCTCGATCACGGGCGAAGCTGTGCCACCGCGTCCAAGTTGGTGCTCCTCAACACCGGTTGGTGTTCGAACAACCACAACCCCCCACTCCGCAATGCCAGACTATACCTTTCCTCCCGCCCCGTCTTCAGACCACCTGGAGTTGAGACGGCCACCCTCTTCACCTGGCCAAATTCCTGAGCCTGCTCCTCCTATTGCACATGGCTCGGCATATATGGATATACTTAACATCCAACAAGCCAGGAGATCACCCCCAGGCCGGGATCCGTATTACCACCCAATCGCAAGGGCATACGCCTACCATGGAGCAAAGATCCCCGCCCACAAGACGGTATTGCCAGCGGATTGGCCACCACCATCGGATTTGGAGCAGCAGCTGCCCCAGGCGATGTAGTCGAGAACTTCAAACCTGTTAACGACATCAATTGGTCTCCAAAGAAATAACGTTCGGTTTTGGTGAGTCTGTCTATCACCCCACACGAGTGACACTTATCCATTTTGATCACTTAGCCCCATAACTTATTCGTTGGCTATTGCATTACCTCACTTTCGCTTCATATCAAGCATATGTCACATCTTGCTTACATTGTCTCCTACAATCCCCAGCAAGAAACCCGCTCTTGTCTAGGGCCTTGGTCTTCATCTTGCTTTCCCTAACACTTCTTACGTTTTATTATATTCCTGcttgtttgtacccaaaccTGTGTTTTTAGCTGTGTAAATTTAGAATGCGTGAATACAACAAACTTTTGCTTTAATTAGACTGACTATATAATATCCCAAACTAGAATCAGTTGAGGTATGCTTTCAGGTCATGGAATCAATCGATCCTGATGGGATGATACATCACTATACGCCGACTTATTTACAATTTAATCTTCAATCGTTTGGGGAGTCTAAATGCGTTCCTCTTGGTTACTTTTCGAACACAAACTCAGGTAGGAGAACCCACAGACGCATGCCTACTCTTTCTTCGGGATTTTTGCAACGTCTTCCTTGATATCATTCCAGACAGGCGCGGGATTTCGAATCCTTCTCCAACTCGTCCATAAGTCGTACCTCCCATGCGAGATATAGCTCTTAGCTGGACACAAAATGATCATCCAGTGATTAAGAGAGGAACCATTCAACTCACCTTGACAGGATCAACCATTCCAATACCCTTCCCATCGTTGACCCATACGTCCTTTCGGACATGAATAGCTTTTACGTGACCTAGCACCAGAGTTCCAGTTACGGTATTCGAGCCAGGAGGAGAAATGTCCTGGAGTGAAAACAATTCGCACTCCATGGAAAAGGCACTCTCTTTGACTCTCGCAGGTTTCACGAAAGTCTTGAAGGAGAAAGTTAGAGTATCAGAACATATAGCTCCAAATTGTTGACTCTCGGGGAGATGCTCACACTCTCAGCCTTGGTCAAGCCCGACCCCACCCATTCTTCAGTTTCATAGGGGGCATCTGTACTGCACCAGTTGGCACCTTCAACCCAGGGCTCGCTAATGATATTGACAGTAAACTGCTTCGTTTCGCGGATGTTAATGGAAGAATCTTTGTGGCGAGTTGGGCCATGGGTAAAAGACACCGAAACCAAAGGAGGATTATGGCAAACCATCGAGAAATAGCTAAACAGCAATGCATATAagtacatatatgcataaGAGTCATGACTATGCACCTGAATGGAGCTAGGTTGGGGGTTCCGCTGGCGCTCAAAGAAGACACGAAGGCAATCGGCCTGGGAATAATTCCTGAGATCATAAGGCGATAGATATCTCTGGTGAGACCCCATCAGTGAGTGGACATTGTGATGAAGAGGCCCCCCACGCACGCAGGTTTCTCGTTGCCGGTCTCAAACGTCTGCCATCCTCCTTCATAGCCTTTGGCCCATTCTGCAGCGAGAGCACTGGGCCCGTCCTCATTAAATGGCTGCCCGACTTTCCAGTCTTTGTTGGGCGGTAGGGTATATTGGAATGCCGGCTCCGGGTTAAAATCGGCCCTGGGTGCATCACGAGTTGTAGCCATTTTACGGTTTGAGCGGTTAACTTGGCTTGTTGAGAAGGCCAGAGACAACTTGGGTCGGGGATGTGGGAAAGCAGATCGAGGAATGAAGCTGCGAACGCTATGCATGAGGGGTAATCGTTAAATAGGTCCCGGAAAAGATCCGTTACGGCTTTATCAGAAACCCGGGCCTGGGAAACTGACCCCGAAAATAGGAGCTGTTGGTCATCGACGCTGAGGTGCCGATCGAATACGATGAGCTTCTCAGCCACAGATGTCGTTTCAAAAGAGAGACGATCACGTGCTTAGCCATTTGGGTCTGTTTGTTGGTAAGTGCAAGATCCATTCAGTTCCCAATTTCCATTGCACAGGCTATCTTTATTTCTGTTCTTGCACTCAAACTTTCATAATCATGCCCAAAGGCAAAATCACTAAACCTCAAGATGACCCGGAGTTTGATGAACTTGAAGAATC
The window above is part of the Rhizoctonia solani chromosome 7, complete sequence genome. Proteins encoded here:
- a CDS encoding metallo-beta-lactamase superfamily protein: MNSLYTLGLRQTASINGDLEKLRSGDASPDYKISTSLAGFNRTIDDYETMAKKEMIKAKQEKAFMRVSKFRADATELRAEFDRVKNQVANAKAKANRDDLLGDANQAGSSIPRQRFNTNNPSNTGEHSENPFAASAQPTYNLREDHALREHSFIDSTENQLDAFIAQGREVLDNLVDQRNMLKGTQRRLLDAANTLGLSRDVIGWIEKRTMTKLPPGFTHEIKHHLTHDPPYDARTQVPFVDLDNYCCGAHGLSILITTEAGNGIHRVLFDTGPEPKSITRNLAALQTPTESIERIVLSHWHRDHSGGIVAALEQIALARAKKQDGSGDSSTDSPPVVDLHPDRPIARGIAPPPTGKVICRLPEDPTHSDVLAAGGVVETHLEGHLVAGNSVWVSGEIPRVTSFETGLLGGVRWREFHSTASDETRGEWVPEEDIMDERYVAIDVLGKGLVILSACSHAGICNVIHAATTAFPERPIHAIVGGFHLAGPELQDRVGPTVDFISERLIPTPSYVLPMHCTGFNAKVALAQALGDACVPAGSGISVEFKGIDSQADERLMGARIHD
- a CDS encoding flavin reductase-like domain protein, with protein sequence MATTRDAPRADFNPEPAFQYTLPPNKDWKVGQPFNEDGPSALAAEWAKGYEGGWQTFETGNEKPADIYRLMISGIIPRPIAFVSSLSASGTPNLAPFSYFSMVCHNPPLVSVSFTHGPTRHKDSSINIRETKQFTVNIISEPWVEGANWCSTDAPYETEEWVGSGLTKAESTFVKPARVKESAFSMECELFSLQDISPPGSNTVTGTLVLGHVKAIHVRKDVWVNDGKGIGMVDPVKLRAISRMGGTTYGRVGEGFEIPRLSGMISRKTLQKSRRKSRHASVGSPT